The DNA region CGGCCCCCTCCAGGACGGCCTGTTCGGCCTGGTCATCGTGGCCAACACGGCGATCGGCATCCTCCAGGAGCTGCGCGCCAAGAAGACCCTGGACAGCCTGGCACTGATCGGCGAGGCCCGTCCGCAGGTCCGCCGGGACGGCAGCGTCCAGCAGATCACCGTCTCCGGGATCGTCCTCGACGACACCGTGCTGCTCGGCATCGGCGACAAGGTGATCGTGGACGGCGAGGTCACCGAGGCGGACGGCCTGGAGATCGACGAGTCGCTGCTCACCGGCGAGCCCGACCCCGTCCTCAAGCAGCCCGGCGACCAGGTGATGTCCGGCAGTTTCGTGGTGGCCGGCGCGGGCGCCTTCACCGCCACCAGGGTCGGCCGCGAGGCCTACGCGGCCCAGCTGGCCGAGGAGGCCAGCAAGTTCACCCTGGTGAAGTCGGAGCTGCGCAGCGGCATCAACAGCATCCTGCGGTTCATCACCTACCTGCTGATCCCCACCGCCCTCGGTCTGATCGTCAGCCAGCTGGCCGTCGAGGGCCGCGACTGGCGCGAGGCCGTGCGCCGGATGGTCGCCGGCATCGTGCCGATGGTCCCCGAGGGCCTGGTGCTGCTGACCTCGGTCGCCTTCGCGATCGGCGTGATCCGGCTGGGCCGCAGGCAGTGCCTGGTCCAGGAGCTCCCGGCGATCGAGGGCCTGGCCCGGGTGGACACCGTCTGCCTGGACAAGACCGGCACCCTCACCGAGGGCGGCATGGACGTGATCGACCTGCGGATGATCTCCGACGACGAGCCCGCCCCGGTCGACAAGGACACCATCCAGCAGGCGCTCGCCGTGATGGCCGGCGCCGACGCCCGCCCCAACCCGTCCATGCAGGCCGTGATCGACGCCTACGGGCGCGGCGAGGGCGCGGGCCCGGGCGGCAACGGCTGGCGGGTGATCGAGGCGATGCCCTTCTCCTCCGCCCGCAAGTGGAGCGGCGTGCAGCTGCTGGAGCCCCAGGGCGGTGAGGCCAGCTGGCTGCTCGGCGCCCCGGACGTGCTGCTGCCCGCCGGGCACCCGGCGCTCGCCGAGGTGGACGAGCTGGGCACCCGGGGCCTGCGGGTGCTGCTGCTCGGCCGCACGCCCGTCCCGCTGGACTCCCCCGACCCGGCTTCCGGCCTCGTCCCGCTGGCCCTGGTGGTGCTGCAGCAGCGGCTGCGCTCGGACGCCGCCGAGACCCTGCGCTACTTCGAGGGGCAGGACGTCCGGGCCAAGGTGATCTCCGGCGACGCGGCCGTCTCGGTCGGCGCGGTCGCCGGGCACCTCGGGCTGCCCGGCGCGGACCACCCGCTGGACGCCCGCACCCTGCCCGAGGACCCGCAGCGGCTCGCCGAGACCGCCGACCGGACCAGCGTCTTCGGCCGGGTCACCCCGCAGCAGAAGCGCCTGCTGGTCGGCGCGCTGCAGTCGCGCGGCCACACCGTGGCGATGACCGGCGACGGCGTCAACGACGTGCTCGCGCTCAAGGACGCCGACATCGGCGTGGCGATGGGCACCGGTTCGGACGCCACCAAGGCCGTCGCCCAGATCGTGCTGCTCAACGACTCCTTCGCGACCCTGCCCTCGGTGGTCGCCGAGGGCCGCCGGGTGATCGGCAACATCGAGCGGGTGGCCGGACTGTTCCTGGTCAAGACGGTGTACTCGGTCCTGCTGGCGCTGCTGGTGATCTTCACCCACTCGCCGTACCCGTTCCTGCCCCGGCACTCCACCGTGCTGTCCACCCTCACCATCGGCGTGCCGGCCTTCTTCCTCGCCCTCGCCCCCAACAACGAGCGCGCCCGCACCGGCTTCGTGAAGCGGGTGCTGCGGCTGGCGGTCCCCGGTGGCGCCATCGCCGGCACCGGCACCTTCGTCGCCTACTCGCTCGCCCGGGCCGACCACGCGACCGACCTCAAGGCCGACACCAGCGTGGCCACCCTGACGCTGTTCCTGATCGCCATCTGGGTGCTCGCCCTCGTCGCCCGCCCGTACAACTGGTGGCGGCTGCTGCTGATCGGCACCATGGGCCTCGCCTTCGCGCTGGTGCTGCTGATCCCCCCGCTGTCCGACTTCTTCCAGCTCCGCCTGGTCGGCCTGCGCGATCCCTGGATCGGCGTCGGCATCGCCGTGATCTGCAGCATCGCCCTGGAACTCGCCTGGCGCTGGATGAAGCGCCGCGGACTGGAATGACGCCCCCCAGGGCCTGTCCGGCCCCATGGCGTGTCTGACGATTCTCGCCGCGCGCTGATCCGACGCGAATCGTCAGACACGCCCTAGCATCTCCCCGAGAGGGGGTGCCGAATGGCGCGCAAGGGTGGGGAACTGGAGGCGTTCATCGCCTTCCTGGGCGGACTGCTGGCGGCCGGACTGGTGGCGCTGGCGATGGCGGGCGTCGGCCTGGCGGCCAGGCCGACACCCGCGGTGAAGACGGCGGCGCTGGTGACGCTCGGGGCGGTCTGGCTGACCGTCACCACCACCGTCTACCTGCGGCTCAAGCCCAGGAGCTGAACTCAGCCCTCGAAGTCCCGAGCTGCGGACAGCTCGTACGCCCGGTCCGGCTCGCTGAGCGCGGCCAGCACCTCGAAGCGCCGGTGCCACTGCCCGACCGACCAGGCGAGCCCGGCCGCCAGGCCCTCCGGGGTGGCCGCGTGCAGCAGCCCGGGCACCGGCGGGACCTCGAACTCGTCGTCCTCGTCGGCGGCTTCGGCCAACTCCGGGTCGTACGGCGGCTCCGGGGCGTCCGCCTCGTGGTCCCACCGCCAGTCGACCGCGGCCTCGCCGCCGTCCGGGCCGACCACCAGCAGCTCCTCGTGCTCCTCGTAGGCGACCGGGCAGCCGGGCAGCAACTCCCGCACCACGGCCGGGACGCGGTGCAGCACGCCTTCGGAGAGCACCCGTCCGCCGGCCACCTCGCTGGCCAGCGACACGTGCAGCCGCTCGGCGAGGTCCGCGGCGAGCGCCGGGGCGACCGGCAACAGCGGGTACGGGTGCAGCAGTTGGACCAAATCGGGGGCGTCCGCGACGACCGCCTCGGTGGCGTCCACCACCACCGTGTGGGCCGGGCGGCGCCCGGTGGCCGGGTCCAGCGGCGGCAACGCCCGTACCACATCCAGCGGCTCGATCCGCTCGCGCTCCACCCGGGCCAACGCGCTGTGGATCCCGTGCAGTTGACGGTGTCCGACCTCGGCGTCCGGGTCGGTGAGCCGGTCCAGCAGCTCGTCCGGCCCGTGCACCTCGGCGAGCAGCGCGGCCAGCGTGGTGCGCACCCCGAGCGCGTGCAGGAACTGCTCGTCCAGGGTGGTGCGGGCCTCGTCGTACAGGCCGCGCAGCAGCGGGTCGGCTCCGGCGGCGCGCAGCCCGGCGGGCTCGCGGCCGGCCAGCACCGGGTGGTCGCGCAGCCACCAGGCGGTGTACGGCGGCAGGTCGGCGTAGGAGCCGTCCGGCAGCAGGGTGCGCACCGGGTTGACCACGGCGTCCCGGTACGGCGGGCGGGCGAGCGCGGCGAGCGCCTCCGGCCAGGCGTCGTCGTCCACCAGGTCGAGGTCCCGCACGGCCAGCAGTTCGGCGGCCACCGGCGGCACGCCGACCACATCGTCGGCGTGCAGCGCCTCCAGGGCGTCCTCGGCCCACTCGGCGAGCCCGTCCGGCGCCTCGTCCAGCAGCCCGGTGGGGTGGCCGCCGGCCGCCCGGTCGGCGGGCACGGTCGGGTCGAGCCGCTCCAGGTCGTCCGGGTCGAGCACCACGTCCTCGGCGCGCACCAGCACGAAGTCGGCCAGCACGCCGACGGCGGTGAGCACCTCGGGGCCCCAGCGCTCCAGCAGCTCGTCGTCCACCCAGCCGGCGTCCTCCTCCCGGGCGAGCGCGGCGAACGGGCTGCCGGGCAGCACCAGTTCGCCCGCCCGGGCGGGCTCGCCCTCGTCGTCCAGCAGCGCCAGCCGGGCCAGCCACGGGTGCTCACCGGCGGCCGGGGCGGCGGCCTTCACCAACGCCAGCACGGCGTCGGCCAGTTCGAGCGCGGCGTCCGGGTCGTCGTCGGCCAGCTCGTAGGAGCGGGCGACCGCCGCGCGCACCTCGGGGGTGTCCAGCACCCCGGCCGGGGTGGCGGTGCCGGCGCCCAGCTTGGCCAGCAGCGGGTGGGCGGCCTCGGGGTGGGCCAGCCGCAGGTCGAGCGTGGCGAGCGCCCCGGCCAGCGACTCGGGGTAGCCCGGGAAGGCCGCCCAGTCGGCGTCCTCGGAGGGCAGCAGCACCCGCCGCGGCCCGGTGACGGTCCGCCCGTCGGCGAGCGGCACGGGCAGCGCGCCGAGCGCCTCCGGGTCGGCCGCGCCGAGCGCCGCGTACAGGTTGCGCCACCAGGCCGGCTCGCGGTCCAGCCCGCCGAGCTGGTCCACCACCTCGGCCAGCGGCACCCGACGCACGTTCAGCACCCGCAGCTCGGTGCGGCGCTCCAGACCGGCCGGCAGCAGCCCGGGGAAGATCGGCGCGAGCGCGGCCACCACCGAGCCGTCCGCGCCCTCCAGCAGTGTCGCGTCCCGGGGCCGCAGCGCGGGCGTGCCCTCCTCGACGCCGCCCGGGTGCGGCAGGAACGGCGTGCCCGGCAGCCGGGACAGCACCGCCCCGCGCAGCGCGTTGTCCAGCGCGCCCTGCCCGAGCGGCCCGGGGACGAGCCCGAGCGAGCCGAGCGAGGCACCGCGGGCGCGCAGCAGGTCGGCGTAGCTGTCGGCGGCGCGCTCGGTGAGGAAGTCGGCGAGCGCACCCGGGGCGATGTGCCGGCGGGTGGAGTCCAGCGGGTAGGAGGCGATCAGCAGCGCGGGCAGGCCGATCGGCTCGTCGCTGGGGGTCGGCGCGTGCAGCACCGGCGCGATGGCGGGCCGCTGCGGGTTGCCGTCCTCCGCCACCGGGACGGCCCAGGTCACCGTCCAGTACGGGCGGGCGCGCTCCTCGGTGGGCCGGTCGGCGAGCAGCTCGGCGTCCAGCCGGCCGGAGGCGCCGACGGTCTGCCAGACCGTCCGCCGCAGCCGCCCTTCCGCGTCGTCGGTGACGGTCACCTCGGTGACGCCGTCCGGGCGCGGCTCGGCGGCGCTGCGGGTGAGCGTCCGGGTGCCCTCCGGGGTCTCCACCACGACCTCGGCCAGGCCCGGCAGGGTGAGCAGCAGGGCGTCGTCGATCCCGGCCAGCAGACGGCGGGTCAGGTCCTCGGCGGCGGCGTCCCGCAGTGGCAGCACCACCACGGTGTCGTAGCCCTCGGGCGCCGGGCCTTCGGCCGCGAACGGCAGCCGCAGCAGCGGCACGTGGCCGTCCCGGGCCCGCAGCTCGTCGGCCAGCGCGGGCTGCGCCGCGGCGAGCGCCCGGGCCTCGCCCAGCGACCAGCGCACCCCGCCCGCGGCGCCGAGCACGGCCGGCTCGTCGGTGACGGCGAGGACGGCGGCGAAGCCGACGCCGAACCGGCCGACCGCGGGCTCCTCGCCGCGCTTGGAGGAGGCGCGCAGGGTGGACAGCGACTCGACGGCCGCCGCGTCCAGCGGGGCGCCGGTGTTGGCGGCGGCCAGCACGCCGTCGGCCAGGGTCAGCCGCAGCCGCCCGGGGCCGTGCCCGGCCCGGACCGCCGCGTCGGCCGCGTTCTGCGCCAACTCGACCACCAGACGGTCCCGGTAGCCGCCGAGCGCCAGCTCCTCCTCGGCGTTGGCGTCCTCCCGGAACCGGGCCGGCGAGGCGGCCCAGGCGTCCAGCACCCGTCGGCGCAGCGCGGCGCTCCCGAACGGGTCCGCGGGGTGCTCGTCCGCGCCGCTGCCGATGATCCGAGGTTCCACTGGACCTGCCGCCTTCCGCCGCCCTGTACGTCGTAGGGCATTCTTCCCTGCCCCACTGACTGCTCCCGACCACGCCCCGGTCCGACGGCGCCCCCACCCGTCGAATCCGCAGGCCGCGGAGCGGCGGAAGGCGCCCCGGTGGGGGCGGAAACGACCACGGCCGCCGAACGGCCCGGGCCCTGACGACGCCTGGACCACCACGGCCGCCGGGCCGGCACCCCACTGCCGGACCGACGGCCCGCCCCGCCGCCGCCCCGTGGACCCGGGGGTCCCCACGGACGGCAGGAAGGCCGGGGCCCGCGGTGGTCGGGCCCCTCGTCCGGAGGAACGCCGCGGCCCGCCCCACCGGTTCAGTGGGACGGGCCGCGAGGAGACCTCAGGAGTGGCCGAGCTCCTCCGCCGGGGCGTCCGGCTCGACCGAGCCGGAGGCGCGGTCCGGGTGGAGCTGCAGCGGCTCGACCACCAGCTCGTCCAGGATCAGCTCGGACGGCGCCGGCGGGGCCGGGATGACGGCCGCCTCGGAGTGCCCGCCGCAGCCGTACGCGAAGGAGACGATCTGGCCGTCGGCCGGACCGAACTCGTTGCCGCACACGCCGAAGGCCTGGCCGAGCGAGCCGCCGATCGGGATCAGGAAGCCGCAGCTGCTGCACGCGGCCGGCGCGGCCTGCGCCATCGGGGTCTGCGGGCCGTGCGCCTTCTCCCAGCGGTCGGCGGCCAGGTGCAGGCCGAGCCGGGAGAGCACCCGGCTGCGGCCCATGCCGAGCTCGTCGGCGACCGCGTTGATCTGGGCGCGGGCCGGCGCGGGCTGGACGTGCGGGTCGGTGACGACCACGTCCTCCTCGGCCGCGAGGGCGACCACGGAGTTCGGCGCGGGCTCGTCCTCGCCGCTCCAGCCGGGCTCCAGCCGCACGTCGTCGGCACCGGTCGGCAGCAGGTCGCCGGGGCCCATGTCGCCCGGGCGCAGCCGCTCGCTCCACGGCACCCACTCCGGCGCCAGCACCGCGTCCGGGCCGGGCAGCAGCACGACCTCGTCCAGCGTGACGTTCTTGGCGCGCGGCGCGCGGGCGACGGTGACCGCCCAGTGCCAGCCGCGGTAGGCCGCGTCCAGGCACTCGAAGCTGTGGGTGACGACGCGGTCGGCGTCCGCCTGCACACCCAGGTGCGGCCCGACCGCCTCCGCTCCGACGGCCTCCTCGGCAGCCTGGCGGGCGAGTTCGACGGCCTCGGCACAGAGCCGGTCGGGGGTACGGCTTCGCATCGCAGCACTCACGGCGTCGATTCTCTCCCAGTTCTTCTGTCGCCCACGGCGTGTTGCCTTCTCCGTCGCGGCTCGGTAGTCCCTCATCCATTCTGCGCGACCCGGGGCCGCCGCGGGTACCGGCCGCGCCGCTCGTCCGGCCTGCCGGCGCCCCTGCGCCCCGGCGGGCGGACCCTGGGGCAGGCTACCCGCCGGTCGGCGCCCCGGCACAGTCCGGGGCGGAGCCGACCCCTCCGGAGGCCGCGCCGAGCGGGTCCGAATCCCGCGTCACGGCGGCGATTCTGGGGCAGGATGGGCTTGTGGCGGACGACGACCCGTCGCAGCACGCACTGCGCGCCTCGCAGGCCGGCAGCCCCGACGAGGCGGACGCGGCGCCGCGACAGCAGCCTCCCGTCCCCGCTGCGGGCGAACCGCAGCCGGCGGACGGCGACCGGGCGTCCACCTCCCGGGTCAGCCTGGAGAAGTCCGGTCCGCCCGCCGCCGGGGCCCCGGGAACCGGCCCGCAGGACGTCCACACCCGCCACCTCCACGCGCTCGACGAGGACCTCGCCGAGGAGGCCGAGGAGTACCCCGAGCCGCGCCGCCACTTCCTGGTCCGCACCGCCTCCGCCGCCGGCCTGGGCACCGGCCGGCTGGTGCACGGCACCGGCCGCCGGATCCGCCGGGCCACCTCCGCCGAGGGCGCCGGCGAGTCCGGCCTGGCGAAGCTGATCGAACTGCACGCGCTGAACTCCTTCGGCGACATGCTGATCACCATCGCGCTGGCCTCCACCATCTTCTTCTCCGTCCCCACCGGCGAGGCCCGCGGCCGGGTCGCCCTCTACCTGCTGATCACGATGGCCCCGTTCGCCCTGCTGGCCCCGGTGATCGGCCCGCTGCTGGACCGGCTGCCGCACGGCCGTCGGGCGGCCATGGCGATGTCGATGCTGGCCCGGGCCGTGCTGGCCTGGACGATGGCCGGGGTGATCTCCGGTGGCGGCATCGCGCTCTACCCGGAGGCGCTGGGCGTGCTGGTGGCGTCCAAGGCGTACGGGGTGGTGCGCAGCGTGGTGGTGCCCCGGCTGCTGCCGAGCCGGCTGTCCCTGGTGAAGGCGAACTCCCGGGTCACCCTGGCCGGGCTGCTGGCCACCGGCGTGGCGGCCGCGGTGGGCGGGGCGCTGCACCTGATCGGGCCGGGCTGGCCGCTGCGCGGCGCCTTCCTGGTCTTCGTGGTCGGCACCCTGATGGCCTTCCACCTGCCGCACACGGTCGACTCGGCGAAGGGCGAGCAGCGGGCCGTGCTGCACGCCGAGCTGCCCGGCGAGGGCCGGGGTTCCCACCTGATCCACCACAAGCCCCCGAAGGTCAAGGCCTCGCTGCGCACCGTCGGCCCGTCGGTGGTGCTGGCCCTGCGGGCGATGGCGGGGATGCGCTGGCTGGTCGGCTTCCTGGTGTTCTTCCTGGCCTTCCTGCTGCGCACCGACCCGATCGGCGGCCTGCGGCCGACCCTGGCGCTGGGCCTGGTGGCGCTGGCGGCCGGGACGGGCAACGCGCTGGGGTCGGTGCTCGGCTCCTGGCTGCGCACCCGCGGCCCGGAGGCGACGGTCTCCGCGATGCTGCTGCTGGCGACCTGCGTGACGGCGGCGTCCGCGCTCTGGTACGGCGTGGTGACGGTGGTTCTGGTCGCCGGGGTGGCCGGGATGGCGGCCTCGCTGGGCAAGCTGGCGCTGGACGCGCTGATCCAGCGGGACGTCCCGGAGGCGGTGCGGACCTCGGCGTTCGCCCGTTCGGAGACGCTGATGCAGCTGTCCTGGGTGGTGGGCGGCGGGGTCGGCATCGTGCTGCCGCTGAACGGGGTGCTGGGCCTGTCGATCGCCGCCACGGTGGTCGGCCTGGTGCTGCTGTGGACGGTCCACTCGCTGCTGCGGCTGGGCCTGCGGCGGCACCCGGCCGCGCCCCGGGTGGCCTGACCCCGCTGACCGGGCGGCACGCGACAACACGCGGTGGCCGACCCCCGCGTAGCGTGATCGGCCGAGCCCGGTAGATTCTGACGCATGAGCCTCAATACCCGTGCCATCGCCGCCCTCGGCGCCGTCGTCGTGGTCGGCGCCGCCACGGTGGGCACCTCCGTCGCGATCGCCGCCGATCAGACCGAGCACATCAGCCACCGGGCCACCCTGACGGTCGGCACCACGTCGAAGGCGGCGGACCCGTTCTGCTGGAACAACGGCAGCCCGCTGACCGACGAGCAGCAGGACAAGTGCAAGACCGATGCCAAGCAGGCCCTGAAGGACGGCAAGCTGCCGTCCTCCGACGTGGTGCCGAGTGACCGGATCGGCGTCGGCGTCAGCCCGAACGTGGCCGAGACCGGCTGGTGGGCCTCCACGAACGGCGGCTCGTCCACCCAGGGCGGGCAGACCAGCCTGTTCTCGTACGCCCAGGGCCCGACCTTCTCCGGCCTCCAGACCGCCGGCTCGGTGCTGAACGCCAGCGGCCACACCCTGGTCACCGTGGTCGAGATCGACCGGAAGGCCGAGGCCCCGGTCGCCGTCTGGTACTTCCAGCTGAACGGCAAGAACGCCACCGACACCACCCAGGACTCCAGCAACGGCTGACGTCCCGCGATGACCGCGCACGTCGCCGACGCGCACCCCGGGCAGCCGGGCCCCGAACGGGCTCGGCTGCTCGTCGTCGTCGCGGTCCCGGCCGAGGCCGAGGCGGTGCTGCGCGGCCTGGCCGGCGAGGCCTGCGCCGTGACGCTGCCCGGCGGGGTGCTGCACCGCTGCGCCGGCGCGCCGGTGGACGTCCTGGCCGCCGGGGTCGGACCGGCCGCCGCCGCGGCCGCCGCCGCCTCCGCCCTGGCGGCCGGCTACTCGCGCGCTCGCCTCCGGGGCGCTCCTGACCCGGCGCCGACGGTCGGCGGGCACTGCGCCACCTCCTCCGTCGGCGGCTTGGCCCTTCTGCCTTCCGGCACCGGCGCGCCGCCCGGCGCGAATCCGTACGGCCTGGTCGCCTCGGCCGGGATCGCCGGCGGGTTCGCCCCGCACGCACCGGTCGGCACCACCGTGCTGGCCGACGCGATCGTCGCCGCCGACCTCGGCGCCGAGACCCCCGAGGGCTTCGCCGACGTCACCGAGCTGGGCTTCGGCACCGTCCGGCACACCCCGCCCCCGGTCGCCGTCGCGCTCGCCGCGAAGGCGCTGGCCGCACGGGAGGTCCGCGCCGTGACCGGCCCGGTGCTGACCGTCTCCACCGTCACCGGCAGCGCCGAGCGGGCCGCCGCCCTGGCCGCCCGTCACCCGGGCGCCGCGGCCGAGGCGATGGAGGGTTTCGGCGTGGCCGAGGCCGCCGTCCGGTACGGCGTGCCGGCCTTCGAGCTGCGCACCGTGTCCAACCCGGTGGGCCCGCGCGACCGGACCGCCTGGCGGATCGGCGAGGCGCTGGCCGCCCTGGAGAAGGCCTTCGCGGCCCTGCCCGTCCGAGAACTGATCGAGGAGGCCGGCCGTGGCTGAACGGCTGAGCATCGCGTACTCGCCCTGCCCGAACGACACCTTCGTGTTCCACGCCTGGGCGCATGGCGAGGTCCCCGGGGCGGACGCCCCCGAGGTGACCTTCGCCGACATCGACGTCACCAACGGCCTCGCCGAGCGCGGCGAGCTGGACGTGCTGAAGATCAGCTACGGTGCGCTGCCCTGGGTCCTGGCGGAGTACGCCCTGCTGCCGTGCGGTGGCGCGCTCGGGCGCGGCTGCGGCCCGCTGGTGCTCACCCTGCCGGGCGTCGGCTCCCCCGGGGACCTCGCCGGGAAGACGGTCGCGGTGCCGTCCGAGCGCTCCACCGCCTACCTGCTGTTCCGGCTCTGGGCGGCGCGGGCCGTGCCGGGCGGCTTCGGCGAGATCGTCGTCCTGCCGTTCCACGAGATCATGCCCGCCGTCCAGGACGGTCGGGTGGACGCCGGCCTGGTGATCCACGAGGCCCGCTTCACGTACCAGCAGTACGGCCTGCACAGCCTGGCAGACATGGGCGAGGCCTGGGAGCGGGAGACCGGCCTGCCGATCCCGCTCGGCGCGATCGTCGCCCGGCGCTCGCTGGGCGCCGAGCGGCTGCGCGAACTCGCCGCGACGATCCGCGCCTCCGTCCGGCAGGCCTGGGCGGACCCTTCGGCCAGCCGGGAGTACGTGCTGGCGCACGCCCAGGAGATGGACCCGGCCGTCGCCGACCAGCACATCGGGCTGTACGTGAACGAGTTCACCGCCGACCTCGGCGAGGAGGGCTACGAAGCCGTCCGCGCGCTGCTCACCCGGGCCGCCGCGGAGGGGCTGGTGCCCCCGCTCGACCCGGGTGCGCTCGCGTTCCCGTCGTAGGGACCGTTCAGACGGCTCAGACGTCGAACTGGTCGGCCACCGCGCGCAGCAGGCCGGCCAGCTTCTGGCCGGTCGGCTTGGCCGGGTAGCGCCCGCGCTGGAGGCCGGGCAGCACCGCGTCCAGGGTGGTGATCAGGTCCTGGACGATCGGCGCCATGTCGTCGGCGCTCCGGCGCTGGGCGGCGGCCACCGACGGCAGCGCCTCCAGCAGCTGCACGGCCATCGCCTGGTCCCCGCGGTGACCGGCGACCACGCCGAACTCGACCCGCTGGCCCGGCTTCAGCACGGTGACACCGGCGGGCAGCGCCTTGGTGTGGACGAAGACGTCGCCACCGTCGTCGCGCGACAGGAAGCCGAAGCCCTTCGTCTCGTTGAACCACTTGACCTGGCCGGTGGGCATCTCGAACAGTCCTCGAATGGGTGTGAGGGATCCCGGCCCGGGCCGGCGATCACTGGGTTGGGGTGGGAAGAAGACGACCGACCTCGACTCGACGCCCGCGGGCGCTCACGGCCGGTGCTTTGCCAGAAGCAGACTAACGGTCCGTCACTGCCTCATCCGCGTTCCGCGACGGATCCGCGTTCCGAGGCCCGTTCGGGGCGACGGGAACGCGGGGATCTGGCGGCCGCGGGCGACCCGGTACTGGCACGGCCGGGGCGCGGTTCGGCGCTGTCCATCGGCTCACACCCCCGGGTCTGAGGACACGGGACGCACCTGTAGCGCCCCTCGGCACCCCCTGCATACCCCCGCCCAGCAGGGATCAAAACGCATCGCTGCCGGGAAACTGCGCAACGTGACCGAGTCGCTCCGGTGAGCCGCTGCGGCGGGCGTTCTGCCAGACTGGACGGCGCAGACTGGGGCCCGATCGGGGCAGCCCGGCACAGCCCCGAGGAGTGAGCGGACGTGAGCAGCCAGAGCGCCGATCCCGGCGACGTGTACGTCAAGGCCGGGACGGTCGTCTTCGGCTTGGGCGCCCTCGCCACCCTGGTCACCTTCGTTCCGCTGTTCCTGCACCTGACGCCGCTGCCGACGGCCATGTACTGGCTGAGCATGCTGATGCCGGCCGGGTTCCTGTCCGCGCTGACCGGGCTGTTCCTGAACGCCCGGGCGCAGCGCGACCGGGCGCAGGCCCGGGAGTCCTAGCTAGGGCCTGCCGAGGTGCCGGTCGAGCCACTCCGGGAAGCCGGTGAGGTCGGCCAGCACCACGTCCGCCCCGGCCGCGCGCAGCTCGTCCGCGCCGTACGGGCCGGTGGCGACGGCGACCGCGACCGCCTCCGCGTGCCGGGCGCCCACGATGTCGCCGAGGTGGTCGCCGACGTAGATGCTCGC from Kitasatospora cathayae includes:
- a CDS encoding cold-shock protein, with amino-acid sequence MPTGQVKWFNETKGFGFLSRDDGGDVFVHTKALPAGVTVLKPGQRVEFGVVAGHRGDQAMAVQLLEALPSVAAAQRRSADDMAPIVQDLITTLDAVLPGLQRGRYPAKPTGQKLAGLLRAVADQFDV
- a CDS encoding 1,4-dihydroxy-6-naphthoate synthase — translated: MAERLSIAYSPCPNDTFVFHAWAHGEVPGADAPEVTFADIDVTNGLAERGELDVLKISYGALPWVLAEYALLPCGGALGRGCGPLVLTLPGVGSPGDLAGKTVAVPSERSTAYLLFRLWAARAVPGGFGEIVVLPFHEIMPAVQDGRVDAGLVIHEARFTYQQYGLHSLADMGEAWERETGLPIPLGAIVARRSLGAERLRELAATIRASVRQAWADPSASREYVLAHAQEMDPAVADQHIGLYVNEFTADLGEEGYEAVRALLTRAAAEGLVPPLDPGALAFPS